A window from Neoarius graeffei isolate fNeoGra1 chromosome 14, fNeoGra1.pri, whole genome shotgun sequence encodes these proteins:
- the LOC132897549 gene encoding butyrophilin-like protein 8 — protein MTRGFSVHGPSDPFTVQMGGSVMLPCFVDTPLPMEGLEVESKRNDYETLVHLWQDGESQPESQNQRYQERAHFFTEEIIHGNFSLFLTSLTREDVGVYKCVVYTNMDSSEILIEIKEIETILISDTTHVISAYVGEDITLNCSVDSHIPLENIEEVSWKKMDEDILVLLYQEGEVLIDSSHERYKDRVEFAEKRNKGNFSLRLKDVRTEDKGRYMCLAFSGELSDNTTVEVGKVFSSIKVYLAAISACHVGFGNATVACQRLVADGSRM, from the exons atgaccagag GGTTCAGTGTCCATGGTCCGTCTGATCCTTTCACTGTCCAGATGGGAGGCTCAGTGATGCTGCCGTGCTTTGTAGACACTCCTCTACCAATGGAAGGACTGGAAGTAGAGTCGAAAAGAAATGACTATGAAACTCTAGTGCACTTGTGGCAGGATGGAGAGAGTCAACCAGAGTCTCAGAACCAGCGTTATCAGGAAAGAGCTCATTTCTTCACTGAGGAGATCATTCATGGAAACTTCTCTCTCTTCCTTACAAGTTTGACCCGGGAAGATGTAGGAGTTTATAAGTGTGTTGTTTACACAAACATGGACTCCAGTGAAATTCTGATTGAAATCAAGGAGATTG AAACAATTCTCATTTCAGA tacaa CCCACGTTATATCTGCGTATGTGGGTGAAGATATCACTCTGAATTGCTCTGTAGACTCACATATCCCACTAGAAAATATAGAAGAAGTGTCATGGAAGAAAATGGATGAAGATATCTTAGTGCTGCTCTATCAAGAGGGTGAGGTCCTGATAGATTCGTCCCATGAGAGATACAAAGACAGAGTAGAATTTGCTGAAAAAAGAAACAAAGGAAACTTCTCATTGAGACTGAAGGATGTCCGAACTGAGGACAAAGGGCGGTATATGTGTTTAGCATTCTCTGGGGAATTGTCAGATAACACAACAGTGGAAGT GGGCAAAGTCTTCTCTTCCATTAAGGTATATCTCGCTGCCATTTCAGCTTGTCATGTAGGTTTTGGGAATGCAACAGTGGCCTGTCAGAGATTGGTAGCAGACGGAT CACGCATGTGA